A portion of the Bacillus thuringiensis genome contains these proteins:
- a CDS encoding MarR family winged helix-turn-helix transcriptional regulator, which translates to MNLHDLIGYLVHRTDVKMSNYFTKRLKPYGVTPEQWGIISVLSSQRSTTQRELAEAIDKDQTTVVRMIQSMERKEIVKKTLNEQDRRSHNLFLTEKGDELKKAILPVVQDAHNFVTSNLSEEEIEQLKTLLNKLYGTRY; encoded by the coding sequence ATGAACTTACATGATTTAATAGGCTATCTTGTCCATCGTACTGATGTGAAAATGTCCAATTATTTTACGAAGAGGTTAAAGCCTTATGGAGTTACCCCAGAGCAGTGGGGTATTATTAGTGTTCTTAGCAGCCAAAGGAGCACTACCCAAAGAGAATTAGCAGAAGCTATTGATAAAGATCAAACTACAGTCGTAAGAATGATACAGTCAATGGAGAGAAAAGAGATTGTAAAGAAGACTTTGAATGAACAAGATAGGCGTTCACATAACCTTTTTTTAACTGAAAAAGGTGACGAGTTAAAAAAAGCAATCTTGCCTGTGGTTCAAGACGCTCACAATTTTGTTACGAGTAATTTGAGTGAGGAAGAAATCGAACAATTAAAAACATTATTAAACAAATTATATGGTACACGCTATTAA
- the cypD gene encoding bifunctional P-450/NADPH--P450 reductase → MEKKVSAIPQPKTYGPLGNLPLIDKDKPTLSFIKLAEEYGPIFRIQTLSDTIIVVSGHELVAEVCDETRFDKSIEGALAKVRAFAGDGLFTSETHEPNWKKAHNILMPTFSQRAMKDYHAMMVDIAVQLVQKWARLNPNENVDVPEDMTRLTLDTIGLCGFNYRFNSFYRETSHPFITSMTRALDEAMHQLQRLDIEDKLMWRTKRQFQHDIQSMFSLVDNIIAERKSNGNQDENDLLSRMLNVQDPETGEKLDDENIRFQIITFLIAGHETTSGLLSFAIYFLLKNPDKLKKAYEEVDRVLTDATPTYQQVMKLKYIRMILNESLRLWPTAPAFSLYAKEDTVIGEKYPIKKGEDRISVLIPQLHRDKDAWGDNVEEFQPERFEELDKVPHHAYKPFGNGQRACIGMQFALHEATLVMGMLLQHFELIDYQNYQLDVKQTLTLKPGDFKIRIVPREQTISHPTVLAPIEEKLKTHEIKQHVQKTSSIIGADNLSLLVLYGSDTGVAEGIARELADTASLEGVQTEVVALNDRIGSLPKEGAVLIVTSSYNGKPPSNAGQFVQWLEELKPDELKGVQYAVFGCGDHNWASTYQRIPRYIDEQMAQKGATRFSKRGEADASGDFEEQLEQWKQSMWFDAMKAFGLELNKNMEKERSTLSLQFVSRLGGSPLARTYEAVYASILENRELQSSSSDRSTRHIEVSLPEGATYQEGDHLGVLPINSEKNINRILKRFGLNGKDQVILSASGRSINHIPLDSPVSLLDLLSYSVEVQEASTRAQIREMVTFTACPPHKKELESLLEEGVYHEQILKKRISMLDLLEKYEACEIRFERFLELLPALKPRYYSISSSPLVAQNRLSITVGVVNAPAWSGEGTYEGVASNYLARRNNKDEIICFIRTPQSNFQLPENPETPIIMVGPGTGIAPFRGFLQARRVQKQKGIKLGQAHLYFGCRHPEKDYLYRTELENDERDGLISLHTAFSRLEGHPKTYVQHLIKQDRINLISLLDNGAHLYICGDGSKMAPDVEDTLCQAYQEIHEVSEQEARNWLDRLQSEGRYGKDVWAGI, encoded by the coding sequence ATGGAAAAAAAAGTATCTGCCATTCCTCAGCCGAAAACATATGGACCGCTGGGTAATCTCCCATTAATCGATAAAGATAAACCGACTCTATCGTTTATTAAGCTGGCGGAAGAGTATGGTCCCATTTTTCGAATTCAAACTTTAAGTGATACCATAATTGTCGTTTCCGGACATGAACTGGTAGCAGAAGTCTGTGACGAAACGCGGTTCGATAAAAGTATAGAGGGTGCTTTAGCAAAAGTTCGTGCCTTTGCTGGAGACGGATTATTTACAAGTGAGACTCACGAGCCTAACTGGAAAAAAGCTCATAATATTTTGATGCCTACATTCAGCCAACGGGCAATGAAAGATTACCATGCCATGATGGTCGATATTGCCGTACAACTCGTTCAGAAATGGGCAAGACTTAATCCGAATGAAAACGTAGATGTTCCGGAGGATATGACTCGACTTACATTAGATACAATTGGTTTATGTGGTTTTAATTACCGATTCAATAGCTTTTATCGTGAGACATCTCATCCTTTTATCACTAGCATGACCCGTGCTCTAGATGAGGCTATGCACCAATTGCAGCGACTGGATATAGAAGACAAACTCATGTGGAGAACGAAACGTCAATTTCAGCATGATATTCAATCCATGTTTTCTTTAGTAGATAATATTATTGCTGAACGTAAAAGTAATGGAAATCAAGATGAAAATGATTTACTTTCCCGTATGTTAAATGTGCAGGATCCGGAAACTGGGGAAAAATTAGATGATGAAAATATTCGTTTCCAAATTATTACCTTTTTAATAGCTGGGCATGAGACAACAAGTGGGTTGTTATCTTTTGCAATCTATTTTTTATTAAAGAATCCAGATAAATTGAAAAAAGCCTATGAAGAAGTAGACCGTGTTTTGACAGATGCTACTCCAACATACCAACAAGTTATGAAACTTAAGTATATACGGATGATTTTAAATGAATCGCTACGTCTATGGCCTACTGCTCCAGCCTTCAGTCTCTATGCAAAAGAAGATACAGTAATTGGTGAGAAATACCCAATTAAGAAAGGAGAAGATCGTATTTCTGTTCTTATTCCACAGCTACATAGGGATAAAGATGCATGGGGAGACAATGTGGAAGAATTCCAACCTGAACGATTTGAAGAGCTGGATAAGGTGCCTCATCATGCTTATAAGCCATTTGGAAATGGCCAGAGAGCATGTATCGGTATGCAGTTTGCACTTCATGAAGCCACTCTTGTAATGGGAATGCTTCTTCAACATTTTGAATTAATCGATTATCAAAACTATCAGTTGGACGTAAAACAAACATTAACGCTAAAGCCCGGTGATTTTAAGATTAGGATTGTACCCCGAGAACAAACTATTAGCCATCCTACTGTTCTTGCACCTATAGAGGAAAAGCTGAAAACCCATGAAATTAAGCAGCACGTTCAGAAGACATCTTCTATTATTGGGGCCGATAATCTTTCGCTTCTTGTTCTGTATGGTTCGGATACAGGTGTAGCAGAAGGTATTGCAAGAGAACTAGCGGATACAGCTAGTTTAGAAGGGGTTCAAACGGAAGTAGTAGCTCTTAACGATCGAATTGGAAGTTTGCCGAAAGAGGGAGCGGTTCTTATTGTAACTTCTTCTTATAATGGAAAACCGCCAAGTAATGCAGGACAGTTTGTGCAGTGGTTGGAGGAACTAAAACCGGATGAGCTAAAAGGTGTTCAATACGCAGTTTTTGGTTGTGGAGATCATAATTGGGCTAGTACCTATCAACGGATTCCAAGATACATTGATGAGCAGATGGCTCAAAAAGGAGCAACAAGATTTTCTAAACGCGGAGAAGCGGATGCAAGTGGTGATTTCGAGGAACAGCTCGAGCAATGGAAACAAAGCATGTGGTTTGATGCGATGAAGGCATTTGGATTGGAACTCAACAAAAATATGGAAAAAGAACGCAGTACTTTGAGTCTACAGTTTGTCAGTCGTCTTGGAGGATCTCCTCTTGCACGAACATATGAAGCAGTTTATGCATCTATACTAGAAAATCGTGAACTCCAATCATCCAGCAGTGATAGAAGTACGCGACATATCGAGGTATCCTTGCCAGAAGGTGCTACGTATCAAGAAGGAGACCATCTTGGAGTGCTGCCAATTAATAGCGAGAAAAATATCAACCGAATTTTAAAACGCTTTGGATTAAATGGGAAGGATCAAGTCATACTGAGTGCAAGTGGACGAAGTATAAATCACATACCTTTAGACAGTCCTGTTAGTTTATTGGACCTTCTTAGTTATAGTGTCGAAGTTCAAGAAGCATCCACTCGAGCACAAATACGAGAAATGGTAACATTCACAGCATGCCCTCCTCATAAAAAAGAATTGGAATCATTATTAGAAGAAGGAGTTTATCATGAACAAATATTAAAGAAACGTATTTCAATGTTGGATCTTCTTGAAAAGTATGAGGCTTGTGAAATCCGATTTGAACGCTTTTTAGAACTTCTTCCTGCGCTCAAACCGCGTTACTATTCTATTTCAAGCTCTCCACTCGTTGCACAGAATCGTCTGAGCATTACGGTCGGTGTTGTTAATGCGCCTGCATGGAGTGGGGAAGGGACATATGAAGGAGTCGCTTCTAATTACTTAGCTCGGCGTAATAATAAAGATGAGATTATTTGTTTCATTCGAACGCCACAATCAAACTTTCAATTACCTGAAAATCCAGAAACCCCAATTATCATGGTTGGGCCAGGTACTGGCATTGCACCATTCCGTGGGTTCTTGCAAGCGCGTCGTGTTCAAAAGCAAAAAGGTATTAAATTAGGACAAGCGCATCTATATTTTGGTTGTCGTCATCCTGAAAAAGATTATCTCTATCGTACAGAACTAGAAAATGATGAAAGAGATGGATTAATCTCTTTACATACAGCTTTTTCCCGTCTAGAGGGACATCCAAAAACATATGTACAGCATTTAATAAAACAAGATAGAATCAATTTAATTTCATTATTAGATAATGGAGCTCATCTTTATATATGTGGTGATGGAAGTAAAATGGCTCCGGATGTAGAAGATACCCTTTGTCAAGCATATCAAGAAATTCATGAAGTCAGTGAACAAGAAGCAAGAAATTGGTTGGATCGTTTGCAAAGTGAAGGACGATATGGAAAAGATGTTTGGGCTGGTATCTGA
- a CDS encoding TerD family protein, which yields MKNSIYIRRSLKVIIKREENKLPNIYLATVLKNLESLGFTFSEPLIEELQTLSVDAFTSFYKELVKHLKEMVGAHIQFTPMYPNFPQQMMDLSDADLYINAVIHYVTLRLPVSKVEERLPLLDRVDLKVIDLGGEEDFTQMISQLISANSSISSTDKTDVEWAITHTEDVSCFLPNVIPHKENMSFIIGVLLINRKISADAAAKYFKTATDVLRLAVALSEGDVSLATSVRFKKFNRTERRFLLGLLEQCGNSTEDMLRYKKRWIRLGEILHPAEYHTRFPKTHRAFEILRNNIKVETFNGKIEAALLNRDIMTAKNLLKTRPGEFARRLDHLIRLCSDKSTDVFNILEEFLSIIGNVSTPVLLQLTAHFKHRNDKNEFRTFFPKGNVAKAIGIENTLPFISEDICLMIVKMCEDTLKKRFAELPSLGKVFLDEQLKNHLVPFSQRSASKALRTLSRGSKVDLPEGDTIRFFLWWKEGYVNGQHTGRVDIDLSAAMYDEDWQYKEHVSFTNLRSKNFKAYHSGDITSAPKGASEFIDFDIPSVLKYGGRYVVMTLLSYTDQPYKDLPECFTGWMVRQYPGSGEIFEPSTVQDKVDITADTQISIPVILDLKERKLIWTDLSLTRDLTYDNTIEANQKGMILVGKALTNLVKPNLYDLFRLHIEARGELVQDIKEAESIFSLDKGITPFDIEKIISDFIADPQG from the coding sequence ATGAAAAATTCTATTTACATAAGAAGAAGTTTGAAAGTAATTATAAAAAGAGAAGAAAATAAACTACCGAACATTTATTTAGCCACTGTTTTAAAAAACTTGGAAAGTTTAGGATTTACTTTCTCCGAGCCTTTAATAGAAGAGTTGCAAACACTTTCGGTTGATGCATTCACATCGTTTTACAAAGAGTTAGTAAAACATTTAAAAGAAATGGTTGGTGCACATATTCAATTTACTCCTATGTATCCAAACTTTCCGCAACAAATGATGGATTTAAGTGACGCTGATTTATACATCAATGCCGTTATTCATTATGTGACGTTACGCCTACCTGTATCAAAAGTAGAAGAACGACTTCCTCTTTTAGATAGAGTTGATTTGAAAGTTATTGACTTAGGAGGTGAAGAAGATTTCACTCAAATGATTTCTCAATTGATTAGTGCAAACAGCTCTATTTCCTCAACTGATAAGACAGATGTAGAATGGGCTATTACACATACTGAAGATGTTTCCTGTTTTCTACCTAATGTAATTCCTCATAAGGAAAATATGTCTTTTATAATTGGGGTTTTATTAATAAACAGAAAAATATCAGCCGATGCTGCTGCAAAGTATTTTAAAACAGCAACTGATGTTCTTCGCCTTGCAGTTGCTTTATCTGAAGGCGATGTGAGTTTAGCAACCTCTGTTCGATTCAAGAAGTTTAACCGAACAGAAAGACGCTTCCTTTTAGGCTTGTTAGAGCAATGCGGAAACAGTACCGAAGATATGCTTCGATACAAAAAACGTTGGATTCGTTTAGGTGAAATTCTTCATCCAGCAGAATATCATACTCGTTTCCCAAAAACCCACCGAGCGTTTGAGATTCTTCGCAACAACATTAAAGTTGAAACATTTAATGGAAAAATAGAAGCAGCTTTGTTGAATCGTGATATCATGACAGCGAAAAATCTTTTAAAAACTCGCCCGGGGGAATTTGCCAGACGCTTGGATCATTTAATCCGTTTATGTAGTGATAAGTCAACAGATGTTTTCAATATTCTCGAAGAGTTTCTAAGTATAATAGGAAACGTTTCTACTCCTGTATTACTTCAACTCACGGCTCATTTTAAGCATCGAAATGATAAAAATGAATTTCGTACCTTTTTTCCAAAGGGAAATGTAGCCAAAGCTATAGGTATTGAAAATACACTTCCATTTATCTCAGAGGATATTTGTTTAATGATTGTAAAAATGTGTGAAGATACTTTAAAAAAGCGCTTCGCAGAACTTCCAAGTCTCGGAAAAGTATTTTTGGATGAACAGTTAAAAAATCACTTAGTTCCCTTCTCTCAACGTTCAGCCAGCAAAGCGCTTCGCACATTATCTCGAGGAAGTAAAGTAGATTTACCAGAAGGAGATACAATTCGTTTTTTCCTATGGTGGAAAGAAGGCTATGTGAATGGACAACATACAGGACGCGTTGACATTGATTTGTCTGCTGCAATGTACGACGAAGATTGGCAATACAAAGAACATGTCTCCTTCACAAACTTACGTTCAAAAAATTTCAAGGCCTACCATAGCGGAGATATTACTTCTGCACCAAAAGGGGCATCTGAATTCATTGATTTCGATATTCCGTCTGTGCTGAAATATGGTGGACGCTATGTGGTCATGACTTTGCTTTCTTACACAGACCAACCGTATAAAGATTTACCAGAATGCTTTACTGGTTGGATGGTTCGTCAATATCCTGGTTCAGGTGAAATATTTGAACCTTCTACTGTTCAAGATAAAGTGGATATTACTGCCGACACCCAAATCTCTATTCCAGTTATTTTAGACTTAAAGGAACGAAAATTGATTTGGACAGATTTGTCTCTTACAAGAGATCTAACTTATGATAATACCATCGAGGCTAATCAAAAAGGTATGATACTAGTTGGAAAGGCTTTAACTAATTTAGTTAAACCGAATTTATATGACTTGTTCCGATTACATATTGAAGCTAGAGGTGAACTCGTTCAAGACATCAAGGAAGCAGAAAGCATTTTTTCTTTGGATAAAGGGATTACTCCTTTCGATATCGAAAAAATAATATCTGATTTTATAGCTGACCCACAAGGCTAA
- a CDS encoding response regulator transcription factor, with protein MESKILIVDDDKEIRNLISVYLENEGLKTQKAEDAIQALQLLEEKEFDLIILDIMMPNMDGIEACMKIREDRNMPIIMLSAKSEDIDKIQGLASGADDYLSKPFNPLELIARVKSQLRRFKKYNTSIEHNKSILEIGDLTVNTDTRQVWVRGKETRLTPKEFAILELLARNKGIVLSVAKIYEAVWKEVFYKSDNTVMVHITKIRDKIEEDSKHPIYIKTVWGIGYKI; from the coding sequence ATGGAGTCAAAAATTCTTATTGTTGATGATGATAAAGAGATTAGAAATCTAATCTCTGTATATTTGGAAAATGAAGGTCTAAAAACTCAAAAGGCAGAAGATGCTATACAAGCTTTACAACTGTTAGAAGAAAAGGAATTTGATTTGATTATTTTAGATATTATGATGCCGAATATGGATGGCATTGAAGCATGTATGAAAATTAGGGAAGATCGCAATATGCCTATCATTATGCTATCTGCAAAATCTGAGGATATAGACAAAATTCAGGGCCTAGCTTCTGGTGCAGACGATTATTTATCAAAACCGTTTAACCCACTAGAATTAATCGCTAGGGTAAAATCCCAATTAAGAAGGTTTAAAAAATACAATACGTCCATAGAACATAATAAAAGCATTCTAGAAATTGGTGACTTAACCGTAAATACAGATACTCGTCAAGTATGGGTAAGGGGAAAAGAAACAAGGTTAACTCCAAAAGAGTTTGCTATTCTCGAACTACTTGCCCGCAACAAAGGGATTGTCCTGAGTGTAGCAAAAATATATGAAGCAGTTTGGAAAGAAGTTTTTTATAAATCAGATAATACCGTCATGGTGCATATTACAAAAATAAGAGACAAAATTGAAGAGGATTCCAAACATCCTATTTATATTAAAACTGTTTGGGGAATTGGGTATAAAATATGA
- a CDS encoding DUF5412 domain-containing protein: MSIINTKGEIKKTKRKVLLTILTMLVIIIGFGYWKLFSLQGVPKGELIRTVKSPDGKYLIKTYFHNAGSLSADAVRGELVNLDTDSEKNIYWNYPDTDPYIEWVNKNIVRIGDQTLDVSQKETYDWRDDDKHVKEMPKQFIR, from the coding sequence ATGAGTATTATAAATACAAAAGGTGAAATTAAAAAAACAAAAAGAAAAGTATTACTAACTATACTTACTATGTTAGTAATTATAATTGGATTTGGATATTGGAAACTTTTTAGTTTGCAAGGTGTTCCAAAAGGGGAATTAATTCGAACAGTGAAATCTCCAGATGGAAAATATCTCATCAAGACTTATTTTCATAATGCAGGATCATTAAGTGCGGATGCTGTTAGGGGTGAATTAGTTAACCTTGATACAGATTCAGAGAAAAATATATATTGGAATTATCCAGATACCGATCCATATATTGAATGGGTAAATAAGAATATTGTTAGAATTGGAGATCAAACTTTAGATGTTTCGCAGAAAGAAACCTATGATTGGCGTGATGATGATAAGCACGTTAAAGAAATGCCTAAACAGTTTATTAGATAA
- a CDS encoding DUF1772 domain-containing protein has product MNELLLFKFLAFFSILTTSIVAGIVFAYSNSVMPGLRNADDRTFVLSVRHFTSSVANPMFLFISNGALIAQVGFVVLSVYLQQFDTVVLGAIALISYVATLLITFTGNLPMNRVIISAELPVRDSGWAELRVRFESRWTLLNHLRTLTCMLSVSALLVALLIH; this is encoded by the coding sequence ATGAATGAATTATTATTATTTAAGTTCTTAGCGTTTTTTTCTATATTAACGACAAGTATTGTTGCTGGAATTGTTTTTGCATACTCTAATTCAGTCATGCCTGGTCTTCGTAATGCGGATGATCGTACCTTCGTTCTTTCCGTTAGACACTTTACTTCATCAGTGGCCAATCCGATGTTTCTTTTTATTTCAAACGGTGCTCTTATAGCACAGGTTGGTTTTGTTGTATTATCCGTTTACTTACAGCAATTTGATACAGTCGTTTTAGGCGCAATCGCATTGATCAGTTATGTCGCCACGCTACTGATCACCTTCACAGGAAACCTCCCGATGAATAGAGTAATCATCTCGGCGGAACTACCTGTAAGAGATTCTGGTTGGGCTGAACTTAGAGTCCGATTTGAATCACGTTGGACATTGCTGAATCACTTGCGTACCTTAACGTGTATGTTAAGTGTGTCGGCATTATTAGTAGCGTTGCTTATTCATTAG
- a CDS encoding DoxX family protein, translating to MTILILINVIKAVLFVFFLMTGTKIISGKMADEFKRFGLPSFFNFLTGAFEIVGAIGMLIGIWIPVAALVAGFLLGGTMLAAALTLIVLARDPFKKAIPALVLFVLSLGVSLYHIF from the coding sequence ATTACTATTTTAATTTTAATTAATGTTATAAAAGCTGTGTTATTTGTGTTCTTTTTAATGACAGGAACGAAAATTATATCCGGGAAAATGGCAGATGAGTTTAAAAGATTTGGTTTACCTTCTTTCTTTAATTTCTTAACTGGAGCTTTTGAGATTGTAGGAGCGATTGGAATGTTGATAGGTATTTGGATTCCGGTAGCAGCCTTAGTAGCAGGATTCTTGTTAGGTGGTACGATGCTTGCGGCGGCACTTACTCTTATTGTATTAGCAAGAGATCCTTTTAAGAAAGCAATACCTGCGCTTGTCTTGTTCGTCCTCAGTTTAGGGGTAAGTTTATATCATATTTTTTAA
- a CDS encoding sensor histidine kinase has protein sequence MKNVSFRNKIIIKLLGAVAVSFFISFGLTILILAYVIDPLFIKHEEFGMFEFNLVLLFLFAFAIFTFIILFLILVRKKIIYLKLISDNVNDIANGKLGLTIGIKGKDELTQLAQNINYMSKELENTFEQERQLERTKNELITNVSHDLRTPLTSIIGYIDLLKRGQYNSKIQLQEYLETTYLKSKRLKYLIDELFEYTRLSGIDAKLNLNEVDLSGLLEQIVGEYIPIFEKESLIVQKSITQETIPIFIDVEKMVRVYENLFMNAIKYSMKPSELSICLELIGNKAMLKVSNKVEKPPVSDPNKLFERFFRGDKARKDDQGNGLGLAISKRIVELHHGNIHAEYKDGWMSFIVEHPIK, from the coding sequence ATGAAGAATGTTAGTTTCAGAAATAAGATCATTATAAAACTTCTTGGTGCTGTTGCAGTTAGTTTTTTTATTTCATTTGGTTTAACAATCCTCATTTTGGCATACGTCATAGATCCATTATTTATAAAACACGAAGAATTTGGTATGTTTGAATTCAATTTGGTATTGTTGTTCTTATTCGCGTTCGCAATCTTTACCTTTATAATCCTTTTTTTAATATTGGTTCGAAAGAAAATAATATATTTGAAGCTCATTTCTGATAATGTGAATGATATTGCAAATGGAAAACTGGGTTTAACAATTGGGATTAAGGGGAAGGACGAATTGACCCAACTTGCTCAAAATATCAACTATATGTCCAAGGAATTGGAAAATACATTTGAACAAGAAAGACAATTAGAACGTACAAAAAATGAACTTATAACCAATGTATCTCATGACTTACGCACACCGTTAACATCTATTATTGGCTATATAGATTTATTAAAAAGAGGGCAATACAACAGTAAAATACAATTACAGGAATACCTTGAAACCACTTATTTAAAATCAAAGAGATTGAAATATTTAATTGATGAGTTGTTTGAATATACTCGTTTATCAGGCATAGATGCTAAGTTAAATCTTAATGAAGTTGATTTATCGGGTTTGTTGGAGCAAATAGTTGGAGAATACATTCCTATATTTGAAAAGGAAAGCTTAATCGTTCAAAAATCAATCACGCAAGAAACAATACCTATCTTCATAGATGTAGAAAAAATGGTACGTGTTTATGAAAATCTTTTTATGAATGCGATAAAGTACAGCATGAAACCATCCGAATTATCTATATGTCTTGAACTAATAGGTAACAAGGCAATGTTGAAAGTGTCAAATAAAGTCGAGAAACCGCCTGTTAGCGATCCAAATAAATTGTTTGAAAGGTTTTTTAGGGGGGACAAGGCAAGAAAAGATGACCAGGGAAATGGACTGGGGCTTGCTATTTCAAAAAGAATTGTTGAACTTCATCATGGTAATATACATGCAGAATATAAAGACGGCTGGATGTCCTTTATTGTTGAACATCCAATCAAATAG
- the bla gene encoding class A beta-lactamase encodes MIVLNKFFNILHYKKMVPVVFLSCATLIGCSDGNTQSESPKQTKQTNQIKQETTGNDSFVKLEKEFDAKLGIYALDTDTNQTVTYQSDKRFAYASTHKALAVGVLLQKKSIEDLNQRVLYTREDLVNYNPITEKYVDRGMTLKELADASLRYSDNTAQNLILKQLGGPSEFKKSLREIGDTVTNPERFEPELNEVHPGDVHDTSTPKALATSLQAFALGDVLSTEKRDLLIDWMKRNTTGDNLIRAGVPGGWEVADKTGSGSYGTRNDIAIIWPPNKKPIVLAILSNHDKEDAKYDDKLIAEATKIVLDALKTTNK; translated from the coding sequence ATGATAGTCTTAAACAAGTTTTTTAACATTTTACATTACAAAAAGATGGTACCTGTAGTATTTCTTTCATGTGCAACGCTTATAGGCTGTTCCGATGGCAATACTCAGTCTGAATCACCTAAACAAACGAAACAAACAAATCAAATCAAACAAGAAACTACTGGTAATGATTCTTTTGTTAAACTTGAAAAAGAATTTGATGCTAAACTCGGTATTTATGCATTGGACACTGATACGAATCAAACCGTTACGTATCAATCAGATAAACGGTTTGCATACGCATCTACCCACAAAGCTTTAGCTGTGGGAGTACTTTTACAAAAGAAATCAATAGAAGATCTAAATCAAAGAGTTTTGTATACTCGTGAAGATCTTGTTAATTACAATCCAATTACAGAAAAGTATGTTGATAGGGGTATGACTCTGAAAGAGCTTGCAGATGCTTCCCTTCGATATAGTGATAATACTGCACAAAATCTTATTCTTAAACAATTAGGTGGACCTAGTGAATTCAAAAAATCACTGAGAGAAATAGGAGATACCGTTACAAATCCTGAACGTTTTGAACCAGAGTTAAACGAAGTGCATCCAGGAGACGTACATGATACTAGTACCCCAAAGGCATTAGCTACTAGTCTTCAGGCTTTTGCGCTAGGAGATGTACTTTCAACTGAGAAACGGGATTTATTAATAGATTGGATGAAAAGGAATACTACGGGAGACAACTTAATTCGTGCTGGAGTTCCAGGAGGATGGGAAGTAGCTGATAAGACGGGCTCGGGATCTTATGGAACCAGAAATGATATCGCAATTATTTGGCCACCAAATAAAAAGCCAATCGTTCTTGCGATACTTTCTAATCATGATAAAGAGGATGCTAAATACGATGATAAGCTTATTGCAGAAGCAACCAAAATAGTGTTAGATGCCTTAAAAACTACAAATAAATAA